A genomic window from Nitrospirae bacterium YQR-1 includes:
- a CDS encoding slipin family protein: protein MFNVSTGMLIMMSVLFFLWSAIKILNEYERGVVFRLGRVIPVKGPGLVIILPIIDKLVRVSLRTVTMDVPSQDVITRDNVTVKVNAVVYFRVIEPIKAITEIEDFYFGTSQIAQTTLRSALGQSQLDDLLSKREEINSHLQQIIDQQTEPWGIKVTAVETKNVDLPVEMQRAIAKQAEAERERRAKIIHAEGELQASYKLAEAAKVISSESGTLQLRYLQTLTEISAEKNSTIIFPLPIELLTPFLEHFKSKQT from the coding sequence ATGTTTAATGTTTCCACCGGTATGTTGATAATGATGTCCGTATTGTTTTTTCTCTGGAGCGCTATTAAAATCTTAAATGAATATGAAAGAGGCGTAGTGTTCAGGCTTGGTAGAGTGATACCTGTAAAGGGCCCCGGGCTTGTCATAATCCTGCCCATAATTGACAAACTTGTCAGAGTCAGCCTGAGAACTGTAACTATGGATGTTCCTTCTCAGGACGTAATTACCAGAGACAACGTAACCGTCAAAGTCAATGCCGTGGTGTACTTCCGTGTAATAGAGCCGATAAAGGCCATAACTGAAATAGAGGATTTTTATTTCGGTACAAGCCAGATAGCACAAACGACCCTGAGAAGCGCTTTGGGGCAGAGCCAATTGGATGACCTGCTCTCCAAACGTGAGGAGATTAACAGCCACCTTCAGCAGATAATAGATCAGCAGACTGAACCGTGGGGAATAAAAGTGACGGCAGTTGAAACCAAAAACGTTGATTTACCTGTTGAAATGCAGCGGGCAATAGCCAAACAGGCTGAAGCGGAAAGAGAACGGCGCGCTAAGATTATACACGCAGAGGGAGAGCTTCAGGCATCCTATAAACTTGCTGAAGCCGCTAAGGTAATTTCATCGGAGTCCGGCACACTGCAGTTAAGATACTTACAGACTCTTACCGAAATTTCAGCGGAGAAAAATTCGACAATAATTTTCCCTCTGCCAATTGAACTTTTAACGCCATTCCTTGAACACTTTAAAAGTAAACAAACTTAG
- a CDS encoding sigma-54 dependent transcriptional regulator, whose translation MTQAKPDLRGLSLLIVSNRTYNDIGERFEQFGGRTFVTTDVETALYTSMKERIDIVLADSKTIGDGVANFIEKCKSTNPAALIYLAVDNMRDAAASIVPPGIEDYLHSHITGLRFAQMTEMKFNREPLESTGLTVMDPLVSRLRPYFQFHSEAMRRALANLPAMAYSGQNVLISGETGTGKEIVARSIHVLSRRSSGPFVAVNCGAIPETLIEGELFGHEKGAFTGAIRTRKGKFEAATNGTLFLDEIGDMPLALQVRLLRVLEEGQIYRVGAETPVSINARIIAATSRELKLSVQNGLFRDDLYYRLNILPIHLPPLRQRTEDIPYLSIYFLSRAFNEQGVFPPYPNLSPATIDLMEKYPWRGNVRELRNVMTRVATLLPPDTTQVLPIHIIPHLEDNITSTAPSLTPEPSGDGILIPIGTPMNEATDMIIAETLRHTGGNRTKTAQLLKIGLRTLRRRLNQGETPQ comes from the coding sequence ATGACTCAAGCTAAACCTGACCTTAGGGGACTTTCCCTGTTGATTGTCAGCAACCGCACTTATAACGATATAGGGGAGAGGTTTGAGCAGTTCGGTGGCAGAACATTTGTTACTACAGATGTGGAAACGGCTCTCTATACGTCAATGAAGGAGCGTATCGACATTGTTCTTGCAGATTCAAAAACAATTGGCGATGGAGTTGCAAACTTTATAGAAAAGTGTAAATCCACAAATCCTGCAGCGCTGATTTATCTTGCAGTGGATAACATGCGTGATGCCGCCGCCTCTATAGTTCCTCCCGGGATTGAGGACTATCTGCACAGCCACATAACCGGCCTCAGATTTGCTCAGATGACAGAGATGAAATTTAACAGAGAGCCACTAGAAAGCACCGGATTAACTGTAATGGACCCTTTGGTGTCACGCTTAAGACCATATTTTCAGTTTCACTCGGAGGCTATGCGCCGCGCTCTTGCCAACCTGCCGGCTATGGCATATTCCGGCCAAAACGTTCTGATTTCCGGAGAGACCGGCACAGGAAAGGAAATCGTGGCACGCTCTATACACGTCTTAAGCAGAAGGTCCTCAGGCCCCTTTGTAGCTGTTAACTGCGGAGCTATACCGGAGACCCTGATAGAGGGCGAACTCTTCGGCCACGAAAAAGGCGCTTTTACCGGTGCAATTCGCACACGTAAGGGTAAGTTTGAGGCTGCAACAAACGGCACACTGTTTCTTGATGAAATAGGTGATATGCCTTTAGCCCTGCAGGTAAGACTGCTCAGGGTTTTGGAAGAGGGGCAAATCTACAGAGTGGGAGCAGAAACCCCTGTCTCCATAAATGCACGGATTATAGCGGCAACCAGCAGAGAGTTGAAGCTATCCGTGCAAAACGGCCTCTTCAGAGATGACCTCTACTACAGACTCAACATCTTGCCAATACATTTGCCTCCTCTGAGGCAGCGTACCGAGGACATCCCATACCTTTCGATCTACTTTCTCAGCCGGGCATTTAACGAACAGGGCGTCTTCCCCCCCTACCCTAACCTCTCCCCGGCCACAATTGATCTCATGGAAAAATACCCGTGGCGCGGTAACGTCAGAGAACTCAGAAACGTCATGACACGCGTGGCAACTCTCCTGCCCCCTGATACTACCCAAGTGCTGCCAATCCATATAATCCCTCACCTTGAGGATAACATTACCTCAACTGCACCATCCCTGACCCCGGAGCCATCCGGAGACGGCATACTTATCCCCATCGGTACACCGATGAATGAAGCCACAGATATGATAATAGCTGAAACACTAAGACACACGGGCGGTAACCGCACAAAAACAGCTCAACTGTTAAAAATCGGACTCCGCACGTTAAGACGGCGGTTAAACCAGGGGGAAACTCCACAATAG
- a CDS encoding Hsp20/alpha crystallin family protein: MFGRSLLGRNLSGLDPWGGFGAFEDSVGKVQSRIAERMAEAQKEINRVFSNLERPSAGQFPQVNVWSKEDGAYLTCEIPGVTPEDMEITVTGKTLTLKGCRKGQPDEEQLSYHRAERWHGNFVRTLSLPFDIDATKVDANFSKGTLSVTLPMAEAEKPRKIEIKAN, encoded by the coding sequence ATGTTTGGAAGAAGTCTATTGGGGAGAAATTTATCAGGGTTAGACCCATGGGGTGGGTTTGGAGCCTTTGAGGACAGTGTTGGTAAGGTACAAAGCAGGATAGCGGAAAGAATGGCTGAGGCACAAAAGGAAATCAACAGAGTCTTTTCAAACCTTGAGAGGCCCTCTGCCGGGCAATTTCCTCAGGTAAATGTGTGGAGCAAAGAGGACGGGGCATATTTAACTTGCGAGATTCCCGGGGTCACACCTGAGGATATGGAAATAACCGTTACCGGTAAGACACTAACACTTAAGGGTTGCCGCAAAGGACAGCCGGATGAGGAGCAACTGTCCTATCACAGAGCAGAGAGATGGCACGGTAATTTTGTAAGAACACTGTCGCTGCCTTTTGACATTGACGCAACTAAGGTGGATGCTAATTTTTCAAAAGGCACACTTTCAGTGACACTGCCGATGGCAGAGGCGGAAAAGCCCAGAAAAATCGAAATCAAAGCTAATTAA
- a CDS encoding Hsp20/alpha crystallin family protein → MATQELKETAAVEKPERTRASKVYTPAVDIVEKAGEIVLTADMPGVDEATVDVTLKDNVLTIYGAVEPVVPEGYTLSYSEYKVGDYERSFTLSDQIQKDRIEAKLQNGVLKLVLPKVEEVKSRKIEIKTAA, encoded by the coding sequence ATGGCAACACAAGAGTTAAAAGAAACAGCAGCAGTGGAAAAACCTGAGAGGACGCGGGCATCTAAAGTTTATACACCGGCTGTGGATATAGTGGAAAAGGCAGGCGAGATAGTGCTTACGGCGGATATGCCTGGAGTGGATGAGGCAACGGTGGATGTGACGCTTAAAGACAACGTGCTGACCATTTACGGGGCTGTAGAGCCTGTGGTGCCGGAGGGCTACACACTGTCATATAGCGAGTACAAAGTGGGGGATTATGAAAGGAGCTTTACACTGTCTGATCAGATACAGAAGGACAGGATAGAAGCCAAACTTCAAAATGGAGTTTTAAAGCTGGTGCTTCCCAAGGTGGAAGAGGTAAAGTCAAGAAAGATAGAGATTAAAACAGCCGCCTGA
- a CDS encoding methyl-accepting chemotaxis protein, with translation MKTRVPLSLKLYGIVGLLSVSLMVIGVLAYFSIEYIEGSFKKSTEEEGVQMEAGMQAQVELGNAVHSFKNYLLRKNTKYVDSFHQALSDLKKQVEVFEKISNDEKEKVLINEIKDHLIKYNQTMDKLITARETSDDIAAIDKQVKGADRQIEEALKKLDSFAMKSFEENVKKTKTLIIKLKTLIMGTTILALISGALLTTILIRKIMKAILCLKETTEMASNGSLTTDVSIVSNDEIGDLAFAFNTMLGSLRGIISKIFTGINLLSESTEELTSTLKMILRMVDEQTNKTGQISTSSAEMSQTVVDIARNASEMALSATNTLKVADDGSSIVTKTGNEVQEISRTVMSLYDVINSLGERSKQIGEIINVIKDIADQTNLLALNAAIEAARAGEQGRGFAVVADEVRKLAERTAKSTTEISSMISSIQDETGKAIKSVQDGTKRVEAGVELAEQAKMSLNKIVETVGNLQSMVQQIATSTEEMSTVSGTISEDIETVAAISNETSSSSQNILESVNKLRSLSSDLQNIAGQFNIGQHGKTLHGKLLN, from the coding sequence ATGAAAACACGGGTACCCCTGTCACTCAAGCTCTATGGTATTGTTGGATTATTATCTGTATCGCTAATGGTTATAGGTGTTTTAGCTTATTTTAGTATTGAGTATATAGAGGGGAGTTTCAAAAAAAGTACAGAAGAAGAGGGTGTTCAAATGGAGGCCGGAATGCAGGCTCAGGTAGAGCTTGGGAATGCTGTTCATAGTTTTAAAAACTATTTACTAAGAAAAAATACTAAATATGTGGATTCATTTCATCAAGCCTTATCTGATTTAAAGAAACAAGTAGAAGTATTTGAGAAAATCTCCAATGATGAAAAAGAAAAAGTTCTTATCAATGAGATTAAGGACCATCTTATTAAATATAATCAAACAATGGATAAACTGATTACCGCCCGTGAGACCAGTGATGATATTGCAGCCATAGATAAGCAGGTAAAAGGAGCTGACAGACAAATAGAGGAAGCTTTGAAAAAACTTGATAGTTTTGCAATGAAATCTTTTGAAGAAAACGTAAAAAAAACTAAGACACTTATCATCAAACTTAAGACACTTATTATGGGGACAACAATTTTAGCATTAATATCGGGAGCTTTATTAACAACAATATTAATACGCAAAATAATGAAAGCAATTTTGTGTTTAAAAGAAACGACCGAAATGGCATCAAATGGCAGCTTAACAACAGACGTCTCGATAGTCAGCAATGACGAAATCGGGGATCTTGCCTTTGCCTTTAATACTATGTTGGGGAGTTTAAGAGGTATCATAAGTAAGATTTTTACGGGAATCAATTTGCTTTCAGAAAGCACGGAAGAACTAACCTCAACATTGAAAATGATATTGCGGATGGTTGATGAGCAAACAAACAAAACCGGGCAAATTTCGACATCATCTGCAGAAATGTCACAAACAGTCGTAGATATAGCAAGAAACGCCTCAGAGATGGCACTGTCGGCAACAAACACGTTGAAAGTTGCCGATGATGGCTCATCAATTGTAACAAAGACAGGAAACGAGGTTCAGGAAATATCCAGGACGGTTATGTCGTTATATGATGTGATAAACTCATTAGGAGAGCGTTCAAAGCAGATTGGTGAAATAATAAATGTTATAAAAGATATAGCTGACCAGACGAACTTGCTTGCCCTCAACGCCGCTATAGAGGCGGCAAGGGCAGGGGAGCAGGGCAGGGGGTTTGCTGTTGTTGCGGATGAAGTTAGAAAGCTAGCTGAAAGAACAGCCAAATCAACAACAGAAATAAGCAGTATGATTAGCTCGATTCAGGATGAAACAGGGAAGGCTATAAAATCAGTACAGGATGGTACAAAAAGAGTGGAAGCAGGGGTTGAGCTTGCTGAACAGGCTAAAATGTCTTTGAATAAAATTGTGGAAACAGTAGGAAATCTCCAGTCAATGGTGCAGCAGATAGCTACCTCAACTGAGGAAATGTCAACTGTCTCCGGCACAATATCTGAAGACATCGAGACCGTGGCCGCTATTTCTAATGAAACTTCCAGCAGCTCACAAAACATACTGGAGTCTGTAAATAAACTCAGGAGCCTATCATCCGACCTCCAAAATATCGCAGGGCAGTTTAACATCGGACAGCATGGTAAAACACTTCATGGGAAATTATTAAATTAA
- a CDS encoding sulfite exporter TauE/SafE family protein, with amino-acid sequence MMFPVAGVKVSVVIPPLFAFVLSFFTSMGGVSGAVLILPFQVSILGYTLPSVNSTNLLYNIIGIPGGMLKYIRDRKMVWPLAWVITIGTIPGVFIGYYLRVKYMSDAGTFKLFIGIVLAYVGIRLLTGALTSAHNTSGGAKAGAFIVTNSRFSLKNVEYEFVGEKVSFSTPGMFTLAFIVGIIGGAYGIGGGAVIAPFCVTMFKLPVYTVSGPALMGTFITSVFGILFYSLVPVSGVTAGPDWLLGFLFGIGGFAGMYLGAKTQKHMPEKWIKFILSIIFIFIALQYIYKFF; translated from the coding sequence ATAATGTTTCCTGTTGCAGGGGTTAAGGTCTCAGTTGTGATCCCTCCGCTTTTTGCCTTTGTACTGTCGTTTTTTACCTCGATGGGAGGGGTCTCAGGTGCAGTTTTGATTTTACCTTTTCAGGTGAGCATTCTGGGTTATACGTTGCCATCGGTAAATTCCACCAATCTGCTTTACAATATTATCGGCATACCGGGCGGCATGTTAAAGTATATACGGGACCGTAAAATGGTCTGGCCTCTTGCGTGGGTAATAACAATAGGAACCATCCCGGGTGTCTTTATCGGTTATTACCTCAGAGTTAAATATATGTCCGATGCCGGAACGTTTAAACTTTTTATCGGCATCGTGCTTGCCTATGTTGGTATAAGGCTTCTAACCGGTGCTCTTACCTCCGCCCATAACACCTCCGGAGGCGCTAAAGCAGGCGCATTCATTGTTACAAACTCCCGCTTCAGCCTCAAAAATGTGGAGTATGAGTTTGTGGGGGAAAAGGTGTCTTTTAGTACGCCGGGCATGTTTACACTGGCCTTTATTGTCGGCATAATAGGGGGAGCTTACGGAATAGGAGGGGGCGCTGTCATTGCCCCTTTTTGCGTTACCATGTTTAAACTTCCGGTTTATACCGTATCGGGACCTGCTCTTATGGGAACTTTTATAACCTCTGTTTTTGGAATACTTTTTTACAGTCTCGTACCGGTATCAGGAGTGACTGCTGGACCGGATTGGCTCCTAGGGTTTCTCTTTGGTATCGGTGGTTTTGCCGGCATGTATCTGGGTGCTAAAACACAAAAACATATGCCCGAAAAATGGATTAAATTTATCCTTTCAATTATTTTTATCTTTATCGCCCTCCAGTATATTTATAAGTTTTTTTAA
- a CDS encoding MerR family transcriptional regulator produces the protein MLKVNQTVKPSAASSTDTLDIPQKLFYKIGEVSQITGLEPYVLRYWETEFVFLMPRKGKSGQRMYQKKDIELLLDIKRLLYDERFTIEGVRKKLAGRLVDEEAEQSDTCTRDVKDARATIELVKSRLRDVLKKLKKIGA, from the coding sequence ATGTTAAAAGTAAACCAGACAGTTAAACCCTCAGCAGCAAGCAGCACAGATACGTTGGATATACCGCAAAAGCTATTTTATAAGATTGGCGAGGTTAGTCAAATAACAGGTCTTGAACCATATGTTTTGAGGTATTGGGAAACGGAGTTTGTTTTTTTGATGCCCCGTAAAGGGAAGTCCGGACAGCGAATGTACCAGAAAAAAGATATCGAATTGTTGTTAGACATAAAACGTTTATTATATGATGAGCGGTTTACGATAGAAGGGGTGAGAAAGAAGCTTGCCGGCAGACTTGTGGATGAGGAGGCGGAGCAATCCGACACATGCACAAGAGATGTTAAGGATGCAAGAGCAACAATAGAGTTAGTCAAAAGCCGGCTGAGGGATGTACTTAAGAAGTTAAAGAAAATCGGGGCGTAG
- a CDS encoding integration host factor subunit alpha, which produces MTKADLINILFDNIGLPKKDSEELIEIILGTMKETFAGGESIKISGFGTFNVRKKRSRRGRNPKTGEDIEITPRVVVSFRPSNYLKNKVE; this is translated from the coding sequence ATGACAAAAGCAGATTTGATAAATATACTATTTGATAATATTGGGCTGCCCAAAAAGGACTCTGAGGAACTCATAGAGATTATCCTGGGGACAATGAAAGAGACTTTTGCCGGTGGAGAGTCAATAAAGATATCTGGATTTGGAACATTCAATGTCAGAAAGAAAAGGTCAAGACGGGGTAGAAACCCTAAGACCGGTGAGGATATAGAGATAACGCCGCGGGTAGTTGTATCATTTCGTCCCAGTAACTATTTAAAGAACAAAGTAGAGTAG
- a CDS encoding peptidylprolyl isomerase, translating into MSKSCTLLKRLHKRRLDIILRTGIIAIFLVLILSTAVSAAPVVLDRVVAVIDKDVITWSELYKMMEFEMSDKLKGLKQKEKLEILKRNEQPALEKFIEMRLIVSEAKRRGIVVLPKELDAAVDEISSKYKLTKNEFVALLRQEGFTLEEYKKSLADQIMIQKVTAAEVFGKLMVTDEEIKERTKGLNVGSDAGRYRIRVILRLYKKDAQENMKAEQLMADIYAKLVKGADFGNLAAQYSEGPNVLNGGDLGFVNKDEMEKDLADIVVTMKEGEFSKVIHSRADFKIVQLVEKQLAETPEKYKESVRNEILDEKTKKAFKDLIKSLKDKRVIKILL; encoded by the coding sequence ATGTCAAAATCTTGTACTTTACTTAAGCGACTTCATAAAAGGAGGCTGGACATTATTCTAAGAACGGGTATAATCGCAATTTTTTTAGTTTTAATACTGTCAACCGCTGTAAGTGCGGCGCCGGTAGTGCTTGACCGTGTGGTAGCGGTGATTGATAAGGATGTGATAACGTGGAGTGAGTTGTATAAAATGATGGAATTTGAAATGTCAGACAAGTTAAAGGGCTTAAAACAGAAGGAAAAGCTGGAGATTTTAAAGAGAAATGAACAGCCTGCATTGGAGAAATTTATAGAGATGAGGCTTATAGTGTCTGAGGCAAAGAGAAGGGGAATTGTGGTTTTGCCGAAGGAGCTGGATGCAGCGGTTGATGAGATAAGCAGCAAGTATAAGCTTACAAAAAATGAATTTGTTGCATTATTAAGACAAGAGGGCTTCACACTGGAAGAATACAAAAAAAGTTTGGCTGATCAGATAATGATTCAGAAGGTAACGGCAGCCGAGGTTTTTGGCAAGTTAATGGTAACAGATGAGGAGATCAAAGAACGTACAAAGGGGCTGAATGTCGGCTCTGATGCCGGAAGATACAGAATAAGGGTGATATTACGTTTATATAAAAAAGATGCACAGGAAAACATGAAAGCAGAACAGTTGATGGCGGATATTTATGCTAAATTAGTAAAAGGGGCCGATTTTGGGAACCTTGCAGCACAGTATTCAGAGGGCCCGAATGTTTTAAACGGAGGGGACCTTGGATTTGTAAACAAAGATGAAATGGAAAAAGACCTTGCAGATATAGTAGTCACCATGAAAGAAGGAGAGTTTAGCAAGGTTATACATTCGAGGGCTGACTTTAAAATTGTACAACTGGTAGAAAAACAATTGGCGGAAACACCGGAGAAATATAAGGAAAGCGTTAGAAATGAGATTTTAGATGAAAAAACGAAAAAAGCTTTTAAAGATTTAATAAAATCATTAAAAGACAAGAGAGTTATAAAGATTTTATTGTAA
- a CDS encoding VWA domain-containing protein — protein sequence MRMSLLMVLFTAFVFLVPPPDKLEADDVFVLFDTTGFEKHIEDAAAGAKIFISLLWADDRVGLAVLGDNYTVLAPLSKPADTIGIMGALDNLAPSGSCSKKLTGAINDTVNYLSSKNLLDNGLSIVLFVGQSCKEKPDEKDIETLFETLQNKQIKIYGMGKVKNNPVVEVIAESGGLFIPVSENESYASNGLILYEAFKSPDLIPFERGKFFVDESIYDITLVSEKQSKDNMFFIIPPNSKKYTKKEHPENVTWYSYNRYEIIKIANPQYGMWNLQLSTTKENRAYVNSSLKIMSSFDSRYVPVKKNIPFKAWLKMDDLYIKNPGILKSMEFKILAAKKDEMETETNLHRGKNGFLEGVFLPSGEGLYRIILSAAGNSLVRGKAFIVQAEKELHGMYPGAKRKNKKEMTFVDAVMVFLFINLIFLVAAWAYMRKETIEDFIYQISHSDEIVNMIGFIHSLLDKRKQVHKHG from the coding sequence ATGAGAATGAGCCTTTTGATGGTTTTATTTACAGCTTTCGTGTTTTTAGTGCCGCCGCCGGATAAATTAGAAGCTGATGATGTGTTTGTGCTTTTTGATACCACAGGGTTTGAAAAACACATTGAAGACGCCGCTGCCGGCGCTAAAATATTTATCAGTCTGCTGTGGGCCGACGACAGGGTTGGACTTGCAGTGCTGGGTGACAATTACACTGTTTTAGCCCCTCTCAGTAAGCCTGCCGACACTATCGGTATTATGGGGGCTTTAGATAACCTTGCGCCATCAGGAAGCTGCTCAAAAAAGTTAACCGGTGCTATCAATGACACCGTCAATTATTTAAGCTCAAAAAACCTCTTAGATAACGGGTTGTCAATCGTATTGTTTGTTGGACAGTCCTGTAAAGAAAAACCTGATGAAAAAGATATTGAAACTCTGTTTGAAACTCTGCAGAATAAGCAAATAAAGATATACGGCATGGGCAAGGTTAAGAACAATCCCGTGGTTGAGGTTATTGCGGAATCAGGCGGGTTATTCATCCCTGTTTCTGAAAATGAAAGCTATGCATCAAACGGGTTAATTCTTTATGAGGCGTTTAAATCCCCTGATTTAATCCCTTTTGAACGTGGTAAGTTTTTTGTTGACGAATCAATTTATGATATAACTCTTGTTAGTGAAAAGCAGAGTAAAGACAATATGTTTTTCATAATCCCGCCTAATTCAAAAAAATATACTAAAAAAGAACATCCTGAAAATGTAACATGGTATTCCTACAACAGATACGAGATCATAAAAATAGCTAATCCACAATATGGTATGTGGAACCTCCAACTCAGCACCACAAAGGAAAACAGGGCATATGTTAACTCAAGCCTGAAAATAATGTCTTCTTTTGATAGCCGCTATGTGCCGGTAAAAAAGAACATACCTTTTAAGGCATGGCTTAAGATGGATGATTTATATATTAAAAACCCTGGTATTCTTAAAAGTATGGAATTTAAAATATTAGCAGCTAAAAAGGATGAAATGGAAACGGAGACAAATCTTCACAGAGGAAAAAACGGCTTTTTGGAAGGAGTTTTTCTTCCTTCCGGGGAGGGTCTCTACAGGATTATATTAAGCGCTGCCGGTAATTCTTTAGTAAGGGGGAAAGCCTTTATTGTGCAGGCTGAGAAGGAATTACACGGCATGTACCCAGGTGCTAAGAGAAAAAATAAAAAAGAAATGACTTTTGTTGATGCTGTAATGGTTTTTCTGTTCATTAACCTTATTTTTTTGGTTGCGGCCTGGGCATACATGAGAAAAGAGACTATTGAGGATTTCATATATCAGATTTCACACAGTGATGAAATAGTAAATATGATTGGTTTTATTCATTCACTTTTAGACAAAAGGAAACAGGTACATAAACATGGTTAG
- a CDS encoding glycosyltransferase family 2 protein — MADLTEKEYDLAVVIPVYNEQQCIKEVVGSWKDTISKTDINGKYLIIVLNDGSTDKTSEALSAFNKDKNVRIIDKKNEGHGPTILTGYREAVKVSAWVFQCDGDNELKSCDFPHLWNNRLSYDALFGKRTGRVQSLNRKFISKISALVVNKLFGGVIADVNIPYRLIRSGIVEKIIKHIPQKTFAPNVLISGVLSKSRLKIYEHPVSYEPRKTGTVSLVKFKLWKSAFKAFFQTVVFFFKSGSLIREINSIR; from the coding sequence ATGGCTGATTTAACTGAAAAAGAATACGACCTTGCCGTGGTTATTCCTGTTTATAACGAACAGCAATGCATTAAGGAGGTTGTTGGTTCATGGAAAGATACCATTTCAAAAACCGATATAAACGGGAAATACCTGATAATAGTCTTAAATGACGGCTCTACTGATAAAACTTCAGAGGCTTTGTCTGCTTTTAACAAAGATAAAAATGTCAGGATAATTGATAAAAAAAACGAGGGCCACGGCCCCACCATTTTAACTGGGTACAGAGAGGCCGTCAAAGTCTCCGCCTGGGTGTTTCAGTGTGACGGTGACAATGAGCTGAAATCCTGTGATTTTCCCCATCTGTGGAACAACCGTTTATCTTATGATGCACTTTTTGGCAAAAGAACCGGCAGGGTTCAAAGTTTAAACCGTAAGTTTATTTCCAAAATTTCAGCCCTTGTGGTCAACAAACTCTTTGGCGGCGTTATCGCTGACGTCAATATTCCTTACAGACTCATTCGCTCCGGTATTGTTGAAAAAATCATTAAACATATACCTCAAAAAACATTTGCTCCTAATGTGCTGATCTCCGGTGTTTTATCGAAATCCAGACTAAAAATATATGAACACCCGGTTTCCTATGAGCCCCGTAAAACCGGTACTGTTTCCCTTGTTAAGTTTAAACTCTGGAAATCCGCTTTTAAAGCATTTTTTCAAACCGTAGTGTTTTTTTTTAAAAGCGGTAGCTTAATCAGGGAAATTAACTCTATCCGCTAA